The genomic stretch CTCATCGTTTACTGGCAATACTGAGATTGCTGCAATTAACCAATCTGACATCACGCTCAAACGCATTGCGATAGCAACAACTGGCAAGCAAAATCGTGGCGTGGTGGCCGAGCATGCCGTCACCATAGATGGCATCGAACTTTGGCTAGAGCAGCAGTATTCCTCTTCACAGCACTTAGTAAAGTTGCAGCTACCGCTGCAGTCCTTAACTAAACTGCAGCCCTACATCACACCCAGGTTACCTGATGCGCAAGTGACTAAAGGCGAATTTTCATTACAGTTGCAGGGAGATTTGCATGTTGGTGTGTTTGACTTTAATGCCAATGTTCAAGGGGCCGAAATATTAGCCAATGAGCAGTTACTGCGTGATGGCCAGCTTAACAGCCAAGGCCGGTTTAGTTCAGCGGCTATTCAACTGCAGCCTAGCACACTGAATATTGCTGAAATCAGAAGTGGAGTGGTGTTGGAAAACATTCACGCAGAATTGAGCAGTGAAAACAACCAGCCAAGGCTACGAAATATTGGTGCTGACATATTTGCCGGTACGCTAAACATTGATGAGCTTAAGTTGTCAGAGCAGCCACAGCGCTTTAATGTTACGCTCGACAAGCTTAGCTTAGGCTTACTGGCCGAGGCTGGCCGAGATGCTGGTGTCGATCTGCAAGGATTGATTTCGGGAGAGCTGGCTGTGCAGGCATCCGATGCTGGAATAGAAATAACCGCAGGCGAGGTTCGCAACGTTGGTGAGGGCTTACTAAAAGTGCAAGAAAATGCCTCGATTAATGCTCTGAAACAACAGCAACCGAGTTTAAAAACCGTAATTACTGTTCTGGATGAACTCACTATAGAGCAGTTAAACAGTGGCGTGACCTTAGGGGCAGATGGTTGGCTCGACTTAGATGTCAAAATTGCTGGCATTAATAAACGCCAACAACAACCGGTCAACTTCAACTATACACACTCTGAAAATGTGTTTACCTTATTACGAGCCTTACGGCTAAGTGACGAAATCACTCGCGAAGTAGAAAAGGCGCTAAATAAAGAGGAGCGTTAGACGATGAAATGGATGCTGATAATAACGGCACTGCTGATCTTCAGTGGATGCACACACAAGGTTCAGGTTGAAACCAAAGAGCCCATTACCATTAATCTCAATGTCAAAGTGGATCATGAGATCCGGGTAAAAGTGGATAAAGAGCTGGATGATCTATTCAGTGAAGAAAGTGAGTTATTCTAAGGAGGACTTATGCAGCTTAAATCATTAATGAGTTTACTTGCTGGTGTCGCAATGAGTTTTGCGGCTTTCGCTATGTCATTAGACAGTGCCAAATCACAAGGTTTGGTGGGTGAGACGATGTCGGGTTATTTGGGCGTTGTCAAAGCCAGCCCTGAAGTGCAGCAGTTGGTTGATGAGGTCAATGCTAAACGCAAAGAAAAGTACCAGCAACTGGCTAAGCAAAATGGTATTACTTTGGCTCAGGTCGAAGCATTAGCTGCGAAAAAGGCTTACACCAAAACCCAGGCGGGCCACTACATTCAAGTGAACGGTCGCTGGGTTAAGAAATAACACGCAGTGACTATTTAATCGCTGGGGTGGCATTGTTTTAATAAGTGCTGCCAAAAAGCTTCGCCTTTTCTGCGCGCAAGACGAATGTTGTTGTCGGGAATACTCTCAGGGTCGTCGTACTCAGCTAACGCTTCAGCCATACTGGCTTCACGAATAAGATGCAGCGCAGGGTAGGGAGCACGATTGGTGTAGTTTGCTGGATCATTGTCATCGCTGTCGGCAAACACGTAGTCGGGATGAAAGTTGGCGATTTGGTAAGTGCCTTCAAAGCCTTGAGCAACCAGCAGCGCATTGGCTAAATCAACCAAGTCTAAAAATTCCGCAAAGTCTTTAAAGCCTTCAGCAAAAACCACCAAGGTGGTTTCCCGTTCTGGGTTATTGTCGAGCTCGCTGCATTGTGAAAGCAGCTCTAATACGGCATCTTCATGACTGTGGGTAGCCGAAATATGATAATACACACTGTGGTTTTCTACTTCTTGCCGTGCAAATGGGCAAAAGTTATATTTTACAATAACCTGGCTTACCCAGTTGCGCATGGCTTGTTCAACTTGTTGCATGGCTTACTCCAAATTACCTTGTATCAGCTGTACCGTTTTGGCAATGGCACCGGTGTTTTTTTGTAGCACCTGAGCGGCATTGTTGCCAAGTTCAGCACTTTGCTCTGGGCTGCTCAAGAGTGTCATTAACTGCTCACCTAGTTGCTGTTCATTCTCTACGATTAGAGCACCATGTTGGGCAATTAACTGTGGGTATATATGGGCAAAATTATAGGTATGGGGGCCGCTGATAATGGCTTTACTATGGGCCGCGGCTTCAAGGGGGTTATGGCCACCGCGGGGGATCAAACTGCCACCAATAAAGGCAACGTCAGCACAACCAAACAACCACTTTAATTCCCCCAGAGTATCAGCTAGCAGTACCTCAGTGGCGGCGTTAATGTCTTGTTGGCTGCGGCGAGTAAACCTGAGCCCTTGCTCCTCTAGCAGCTCAGCAACCGCTGAAAATTGCTCTGGGTGGCGAGGGGCAATAATTAATAACGCATCCGGATGATGCTTTTGTAACGCTTGATGTGCGGCAATGACCTGTTCATGCTCACCTGGGTGAGTAGAGCCGGCAAGCCAAACTGGACGTGGCTGCAACTGCTGGCGCAACTGCTTTGCGCGTTTAACGTCATCGTCAGCCAAGCTAATATCAAACTTCACCGAGCCGGTGATAGCGAGTTTTGTTTTTGCTAAGCCAAGAGCAATAAAGCGCTCGCCATCGCTTTGATCATGGGCGGCCAATAAATCGATGTTGTCCATTAGCTGACGGCTTAAACCTGAAAAGCGCTTATACCCTTGAAATGACTTGTGCGACAGTCGCGCATTAACAACCATAATGCGGCTATTTTGCTGCTTGGCATAGTGAAATAGATTGGGCCAAAGTTCCGTTTCCATTACGATCACGGCTTTGGGCTGCAACCGAGTTAAAAAGCGGCGCATGGCAAAGGCAAAGTCGATAGGCAAATAACACACTTGAATATCAACATCATTAGCAAAGGCCTTATTGATCTCGGCGCGCCCGGTTGGGGTATTACAACTGATGATAATGGCTTGGTTATCTTGCTTTAATGCTTTGATCAATGGAGTGGCTGCTAACACTTCACCTACCGAGGCACAATGGATAACAAGGCCATGCTGTGGCAGGTGACTGAGGCCAAAGCCGAGGCGCTGAGAAAAGTAACGGCGATAACCTGGGTTCTTGTTACCACGCAGTACATAGAGGTAACCCAGCAGCAGTGGAGCTAACAAAAGGAGTAATAATGAATAAAAAAAGCGCGCCATGGTTTTGCTTTGAACCTGAAAAGCCATATTTTACCTCGAACAAGTGATAAAATGGAACCTCAAGACAATTTTACACAGTTGAAAAGGTGCCGAGCGGTCCTGTGTTTGGTAGTATCTCAGGCATAAAAAGTAATGGAATGACAAGATGAAATTAGTTCGTACGTTGGCCGCTGTTGGCCTATTGGCTTCAGGCTTTGCTGTGGCAAGTCCAACGGCTTACTTAGCCATTGGCAAAGATCCGTTATTAGAATACCAAATTGATAAAATGTTTGCTTTAACGGTGGGCACGCCTATGGCAAAACCCTACCGTATCAGTGTGGTGAAAAGGCACTTAGACAAGGTAAAAAGCATTGATGGTGAGCTGCATCGCAGTATCACAGATGGCATAGCGCCATACTTACAAGCCGACGCGATCACTCAGCGCTCCATTACACTGCGGCTCGATTCTGGGGAGTCACAGCAACTTGCCAATGACCGCGGCAATAGTAGTAGTGAGTATGCTCAATTAGGCCTCGCTGGAGTATATCGTGGTAGCGATGCCAGTATTTTCCAACTCGGTGCAGAATATCGCGCAGACAGCAACAAGCTGGTTGCCTATAATACTTTTTATGGTCTTTCCTATGGTAATTTGCAGCTCAATTTAGGCTACAAAGAACACTGGTTTTCACCTTTTAAACACTCTGCACAAGTGTTTTCAACTAATGCCAAGCCGTCTTTGTCTGCGTCTTTGGGGCTGGTCATTCCAATTCCAAATTGGTGGAATTTTGACTTTGAATTGTTCTATTCAGAGTTGGAGCACGTTAATGACGGCATCAAGTATCAAGGCACCTTACACGATGGTACGCCGAAACTTGCCGGTACCCATTTTAGCGTGGAACCTATCCAAGGCTGGAAAATCGGCATCAATCGCGTGATGCAATTTGGTGGTGGGCCACGCAAAGTCGATTTTACCGATGTGGTTAAGGCCTACTTTGATCCTGTGGGTAATGAAAATAAAACCGGGTCTTTAGGTCAGGATGACGAGCTGGGGGATCAATGGGCTTCCATCACTTCGAGCTTTACCACGGACTGGGGCATGCCGGCACAGTGGTATCTTGAATATGGCGGCGAGGATACCAATAACCATAAGAACTACTTATTTGGTAATACGGTGGTGAATCTGGGCGTTTATCTGCCCAAATTGAGCCACAACACGACCTTGCGCTATGAGTTCACGGATATGGAGAGCTTGTGGTACGTCAATGAAATCTATGAAACACGAGGCAATACCATTGACGGCTTTGGCGTTGGCCACTTTGCTGCCAATCAGCGCCAATTTGATGATGGTGCGCCATCGCAAATTCACGTACTAGAAGGGACGTACCAAAGCACACCTAGGTCGTTGTGGCGGGCGAAAATATCGCTGGTTGATAATGACAGCAATTATTTGAATGAGTTAGGTGAACTGGGTGCAGAGTATGAGCGCGGCTATGAACTAGAACTGGCGCACATCGGCGAGTTTTACCAAAAACAAGTAGAGAGCAAATTAACCTTAGGTAAAGATGCCTTTGGGGAAAATTACACATGGTTGTCAGTGCATGTATACTGGTAACAACGCGGGAAGAGCATAAACAGTTTAGGAATTCTTATGTCATTGAATGAAAAAGTAGCCCAGAGCTACTTGTCGAGTTTACAACGCCATGTCGATGTCTTTGAAACGATGGCGAATTATCATCAAGAGTGTGTGGAGTTGCTAGAGGCATGTCAAAGCACTCTCACTGCTGGTGGTAAAGTAATTTGGTTTGGAAACGGCGGCAGTGCTGCCGATGCTCAGCACCTCGCAGCTGAATTTGTGGTGCGTTACAAGTTAGAGCGTGGGCCACTGGCGTCCATTGCCTTAACCACAGACACCTCGATTCTAACCGCACACAGCAATGACTATCACTTTGACAGCGTTTTCGAACGTCAAGTGCAGGCTTTATGTAAACCTGAAGATATGGTGATTGGTTTAACTACCTCTGGTAGCAGTGAGAATATTAACTTGGCCCTTAAGGCGGCGAATGATATTGGTGCCTACACGGTTGCTTTAACGGGCCGTGACGGTGGCAAAGTAAAAGACATTGCCAAATTACCTATTATTATTGCTAACGATGAAACCGCCCGCATCCAAGAAGCCCATATGTTCATCGGTCACTGGCTCTGCGAAGCCGTTGATATGCTGGTTGAGGCGGAGCAAAACGCATGAACCTGAACGCGCTACAACAGCTAAATCAAGCAAAAGTCCTAGTGGTGGGAGATGTCATGCTCGATAGATACTGGCATGGCGATACTCAGCGGATCTCACCAGAGGCTCCGGTGCCTGTGGTCAAGGTCAGTGCACTGGAAGACAAGGCCGGTGGCGCTGCTAACGTCGCTAAAAACATCGCCCATTTAGATGGCAAAGTGGGCCTGTTGGGGCTAATAGGCGAAGACGACAATGGCAAAAATTTAGAGGCCATCTTAAGCAAAGAGAATATTACCTCAAGCTTAGTGAACGTAGTTGAGCTCCCCACCATAGCTAAAATGCGCGTGATCAGCCGTCATCAGCAAATGGTGAGGTTAGATCTCGAAGAGCCGTTTGGCCGCTCGCACAGCGAGTTATTACTAGAGCGTTTAAAGCAGGAAGTGGAAAACTACGATTTTGTGTTGTTCAGCGATTACAACAAGGGCGCGTTGACTGCCATCAGTGAGATGATTGAGGTGGCCAAAGCAGCGGGTAAAACGGTGCTTATTGACCCGAAAAATAGCGACTTAAGCTGCTACCGAGGTGCGGATTATATTACCCCAAACCTCAATGAGTTCCGTCTAGCTGGTGGAGACGATAGTAGCGAAGAAGCGCTTACAAACAGTGCCCGCAAGCTGTTACAGCAAGCTGGTATCGGCGCCATGTTACTCACTCGTTCAGAGCAGGGCATGTCATTGATCACGGCAACAGAAAAGCATGACTTTGCTGCGCAAGTGCAAGAGGTCAGCGACGTCACCGGCGCTGGTGATACCGTTATCGCGACACTTACGACCATGCTAGCAGCTGGCATGATCCCCAAAGAAGCGGTTGAAATAGCCAATATTGCTGCCGGTATTGCCGTGAGCAAGCTTGGCGCAGCCACGGTTTCGCCAGAAGAGTTAAGCCGTAAATTGGGGCAATACCTTCGCGAAACGGGCGAACATTACCAAACCCCATTTGAGGAAGTGTTAAAGCACATCTCATTTGCCAAACAAAACGGTGAAACCATCGTCTTTACCAATGGCTGCTTTGATATTTTGCACGCCGGACACGTCCGTTATTTGGCCCAAGCTAAAGCCATGGGAGACCGATTAGTGGTGGGGCTTAATAATGACGAGTCCATTGCGCGGTTAAAAGGCCCTGAGCGACCGATTAACTCGCTTACAGAGCGTGCCATGGTGCTATCAGCGCTGGCCTCTGTGGACTGGGTGATCCCATTTGGTGCGGTAGAAGAAAATGACACCCCAGCCAAATTAATTGAGATGGTAAGCCCAGACATTTTGGTTAAGGGAGGAGATTATAAAGTCTCTGAAATCGCTGGCGCTGAGCATGTTCTCAACCTCGGTGGTAAGGTGGAAGTGTTGCCCTTTTTAGATGGCTGTTCAACATCGAATGTGATCGCCAAAGCGCGGTTACAAAAAGATTGATACCACTAACGCGCTGCCAGGTAGGTCTGCTTTAGGGCCTGCCATTGTTTATCATCAAAATGAAAGGCTGGCCACTTGCCAGTCTCTTTATTGAACGAACGCTCTAACCTTGCCAAATTATCGTCTTGCCAAGCGCGCTCCGGGGTGATTAATTTACCTTTATCAAAATCAATCAAATAGACCTTACCATCTTCGGCAAACAAGATATTATTGATATTTAAATCATCATGATAGGCGCCGTGGCGGTGAAATTGCGCGATGCAGTTGGCAATGCTGTCGAGCTCTTCTGCCGTGAGTTGGCGCTGGCGTAAAATTTCACAGACACTGGTGGCACCTGGTACGGCGGCGGTGAGAATATCGGCGCGATAGACACAGCCAAAGGTGGTTATTTGCGCCGCCAGAGGGGTTGGCACCGGAAGGTTATGCCCTTGCAGTTGTTCCAACAAGGCAAACTCTTGATATACCCGGGTGCGTTCAACGCCAAGGTATAAATACTGATCTTTCAGTATTTTGCCAATTAAGCCGCCACGATAGTAGTGTTTAAGCACGGCAATGTGCTGGTTAAAGCGGACAAACCAAGCGGTTGCGCGGCCTTGTTTACTGTCTACTACGGCGTTATTACGCTGCCAATACTGCGGCGAAAAATACTCTGAAGTGATCTGGTAATTCGCCTGTTCTGGTAACAGCAAAAAGCCATTGGGCTGTTTAATGATTTCCACTTTAAAAGCACTCAAAAAAAGACATGGCCGTCATTCTAGCGATTTTTACTCAGCAGTGAAACTTGCAAACTGGATTGATTAATTTAAGATCAAGCGCTTGTTGTTATTCATAAGAGCATTTGTTGTGCCACAAGCCATTCGTTCTATTTGTATTCTTCGGCTCTCCGCCATTGGCGATGTTTGTCATGCCGTTTCTGCGGTGCAGGCCATTCAGCGTGCCCACCCACAAGCTAAAATCACTTGGGTAATAGGCAAAGTAGAGGCCATGCTGTTAGCGGAACTGCCCGGTGTGGAGTTGGTGGTATTTGATAAAAAGCAGGGTAAAGCCGCCTTTAAGGCACTAAAAGCCAAGTTTAAAGGGCAGCAGTTTGATGTTTTGCTGCACATGCAGGTGGCCTTGCGAGCAAACCTAGTGGCTCGAATGATCCCAGCGAAGAGAAAAATAGGTTTCGATAAAAGCCGCTCGAAAGAGCTGCATAGCCTGTTTATTAATGACCGTATAGCAAAGCAGGAGTCGCCTCATGTGCTGGAAGGGTTTCAACACTTTGCTCGAGCAATTGGCGCGGAATGTGGTAAGCCCAGTTGGCAGATGCCGGTAACAGAGCAGCATCAGCAGCAGGCCAAGGCCTTGCTTCCTGAAGGCAAAGTATTTGTCATTTCTCCTGCCGCCAGTAAGGCCGAGCGTAATTGGTTGCCGGAGCGCTATGCCGCCCTTGCCGATTATGCCAGTGACCAAGGCTTTCAAGTGGTGATCACCGGAGGGCCAACGGCGCTTGAACAGGAGTTGGCCGCAGCAATCTGCCAGCATGCGCAAAGTGAGTTACTCAATTTAGTGGGCAAAACCGATTTAAAAACCTTGCTCTGTGTATTACAGCAAGCGCAATTAGTACTGGCGCCAGATACTGGTCCTGCGCATATGGCAGTGACAGTAGGTACACCGGTGATTGGTCTGTACGCCCATTCTAACCCAGCGCGCACTGGGCCGTATTTATTTCAGCAGTATGTGGTCGAGGTGTATCATAGCAACCTGCTAGCACAAAAAGGTAAAACGGCTGCCCAATTGCCTTGGGGTACTCGGGTTAAAGGCGCTGATCTGATGGCGCAAATCGACGTTGATGAGGTGATTGCTATGTTTAATCGAGTGGTAAAAGAGCAGGGGATAACAAACCATGAATAAAGCACTGTTTCTTGACCGTGATGGCGTGATCAATGTCGACCATGCCTATGTTCACAAGGTTGAAGACTTTGAATTTATCGAGGGCGTGTTTACCGCATGCCAAGCATTTGTTGCCGCAGGTTATAAGATTATTGTGGTAACTAACCAGTCGGGGATTGGTCGGGGTTACTACGATGAGCAACAGTTCCATGCCCTCAGTGACTGGATGTGTCAGCAGTTTTCCGCTCATGGGATTGATATCTCAGGTGTCTATTTTTGCCCGCATCACCCCGAAAAAGCCGTTGCGCCATATAAGGTTGACTGTGATTGTCGTAAACCTGAGCCGGGTATGTTACTGCAGGCCATCGCCGAGCATAATATCGATCCCGCACACAGCGTAATGGTAGGCGATAAACTATCTGATATTGCCGCGGCACGGGCCGCGGCAATAAACACCACCGTGCTGGTTAAGTCAGGACAAAGCGTTAATGCCAAGGAGCATGATTTGGCTGATTTTGTCTGTGATTCAATACAGCAGGTGCCAAACTGTATTTTGACGAGTGCAGGCTAATGCGGGGGTCAGTCATCGCAAATCGTGCATTTATTGTCTGAACCTTTTAAAATACCCCTATCTTTTATGTGCAGGGGAGTCACCTTGCACATGCTAATTTTCTTGTAACACCTTGGTGTTCAAGCGTTAACTACTGGCAAAGTCGCAACTGCGACACTTGCCACCGTGCAAAAATGGAGACTCCAGATGAGAGCATCGGCCTTTTACAGCCAGCTTCAGCAGCAGATTGAACAAGTCAAAGCTGAAGGATTGTATAAAAAAGAACGCGTCATTACTTCTCAGCAACAGGCTGAGATCGCAGTTTCATCAGGCGAGAGCGTCATTAACTTTTGTGCTAATAATTATCTCGGTTTAGCTAACCACCCAGAATTAATTAAAGCAGCGCAAACGGGTCTTGAGGAGCATGGCTTTGGCGTTGCTTCAGTGCGTTTTATCTGTGGCACGCAAGATATTCATAAAACCCTAGAAGCAAAAATCAGCGAGTTTTTACAAACCGAAGATACTATTTTGTATTCTTCTTGTTTTGATGCCAATGCCGGCCTATTTGAAACCATTTTGGGCCCGGAAGATGCCATTATTTCCGATTCGTTAAATCACGCTTCGATTATCGATGGTGTTCGTCTGTGTAAAGCCAAGCGTTTCCGTTATGCCAATAATGACATGGCGGATCTAGAGCAACAGCTTATCGCTGCAGATGAAGCTGGCGCGAAAACCAAGCTAATTGCCACTGATGGCGTGTTCTCAATGGACGGTGTTATTTGTAACTTAGCGGCACTGTGTGACTTGGCCGACAAGTACGATGCTTTGGTAATGGTTGATGACTCTCACGCGGTAGGTTTTGTTGGTGAAAACGGTCGTGGCACGCCAGAATACTGCGGCGTATTAGATCGCGTTGATATTATCACGGGGACTTTAGGTAAAGCACTTGGTGGGGCATCGGGTGGCTATACTTCAGGCAAAAAAGAAATTGTCGAGTGGCTACGTCAACGTTCGCGTCCTTACCTATTTTCCAACTCACTGGCACCTTCTATTGTAACCGCATCCATTAAGGTGTTGGATATGATGAAAGAAGGCGATGAATTACGTGCTAAGCTTTGGCATAACGCCGCGTATTTCCGCGAGCAAATGGAAGCGGCTGGCTTTACCTGTGCAGGTAAAGATCACGCTATCATTCCGGTGATGTTAGGGGATGCCAAAGTGGCTTCAGAAATGGCAGACAGACTGTTGGCTGAAGGTATTTACGTGATTGGCTTCTCCTATCCGGTTGTGCCTAAAGGTCAGGCGCGGATCCGTACGCAAATTTCAGCGGCTCATACCACCGAGCAGCTTGATAAAGCAATCGCAGCCTTCATTCGAATTGGTAAAGATTTAGGCGTAATTTAATCACCAATGTCACCGGCTTCTTGCCGGTGCAGCTAATGAGCGAACACTATGAAAGCATTATCCAAGTTGAAAGCCGAAGAAGGAATTTGGATGGCAGATGTGCCAAAACCGGAAGTTGGGCACAATGATCTATTAATTAAAATCCGCAAAACAGCAATTTGTGGTACCGATGTGCATATTTATAAATGGGATGAGTGGGCACAAAACACCATTCCTACGCCTATGGTCGTGGGTCATGAATACGTTGGTGAAGTGGTCGATATGGGCCAGGAAGTTCGTGGCTTTACTATCGGCGACCGTGTTTCTGGGGAAGGCCATATCACTTGTGGTCATTGTCGTAACTGTCGTGCGGGCCGAGTTCACTTATGTCGTAACACCATCGGTGTTGGTGTCAACCGTGAAGGGGCATTTGCCGAATACTTAGTAATCCCAGCGTATAACGCGTTTAAGATCCCAGACAATATTTCCGACGAATTAGCGTCTATCTTTGACCCATTTGGTAATGCTGTACATACGGCACTGTCGTTTGATCTAGTGGGTGAAGATGTATTGATAACCGGAGCCGGCCCCATCGGCATTATGGCCGCAGCGGTTGCTAAACATGTTGGTGCCCGTCATGTGGTGATCACCGATGTTAATGAGTACCGACTGGAGCTGGCGAAGAAAATGGGCGCTACCCGAGCGGTCAACGTCGCCAATGAAAACCTTGATACCGTGATGACCGAATTAGGTATGACGGAAGGCTTTGATGTTGGTTTAGAGATGTCAGGGGTACCTTCTGCCTTTACTGCCATGCTTGATAGCATGAACCACGGTGGCAAAATTGCTATGTTAGGTATTCCGCCTGCGGATATGGCCGTTGATTGGAACCAAGTTATCTTTAAAGGATTGGTTATTAAGGGTATTTATGGCCGTGAAATGTTCGAAACCTGGTATAAGATGGCAAGCCTTATTCAGTCTGGGTTGAATTTAGAGCCGATTATTACTCACCAATTCCACGTTGATGAGTTCCAAACGGGTTTTGATACCATGATCTCTGGACGCTCTGGTAAAGTGATCCTGAACTGGGATTAAGCCTCTTAAGCAAGCGTTGCTACTAAGATAAAAGGGGCCGCGCAGAGAAACAATAAGGCGGCTTATGCCGCCTTTTATTCGATTTATAAAAGGTAAATTATGTCTTTTAAACATATCACAGTGGCAGATACACAAGCGCTGTTAAACAAAGACGATGTTGTAATTGCAGATATTCGTGATGAAAACACCTTTGCACAAGGTCACATCCCAGGCTCTGAGCACCTTTCCAATGCCAACATTGCGCACTTTATGCAGGAAAAAGAGTTTGACCAACCTATTATCGTGGTTTGTTATCACGGTATTTCTTCACAAGGGGCTGCCAACTACTTAGTGGAGCAAGGCTTTGAAGATGTGTACAGCATGGATGGCGGCTTTACCCAGTGGGCCAGCGAGCTGCCGGGTGAGATAGAAAAATGACTCTAATTGCCCGTTACCATCACCCTCGACTAGCACAAGGGGCGGTAGACTACTTTAAAACGCAAGGAGTGGAGTGCGTGTTACGTAGTACCGACGGCCAACATGTCGAGGTGTGGTTACAGCATGGTGATGTTGAACGGGCACAACAGCTCTGGCAAGAGTTTCTCGCCGAGCCCACCGCAAAGCGATACCTTGAAGCGTCATGGCAAACGGGCAGTACTGAGGGGCTATTTCGCGACCCGGGAGAAAAGCTCAATTTATTGCAGCGCTTGTTTGCCTTAAATTGGCTATTGCAAGGCGTGTTTGGCATCAGCCTTATTATCTTTATTGCGATGTTTTTTGGCGATGCTAGAAGTATCTTCGACAACTTACGGTTTGCGCCTGAGCAACCTTTGACATGGTTGGCCCCAACGGTGATTCACTTCAGTGCCATTCACTTGATCTTCAATCTCAGTTGGTGGTTGTATCTCGGCGCACAAATATCGGCGCGACTAGGCCTAGGGGCATTGATTGCCGTGTACGTTAGCAGTGGTCTTATTAGTAACTTTATGCAGTTTTGGCTGGTTGATGCTAATTTTGGCGGCCTCAGCGGCGTGGTCTATGGTTTATTAGGCTTTTGTTGGATTTACAGTCACCGACACCCCAAGCAACCTGCTTTAATTACCAAGCCAGTGGTT from Pseudoalteromonas sp. UG3-2 encodes the following:
- a CDS encoding YnbE family lipoprotein, whose protein sequence is MKWMLIITALLIFSGCTHKVQVETKEPITINLNVKVDHEIRVKVDKELDDLFSEESELF
- a CDS encoding YdbL family protein — protein: MQLKSLMSLLAGVAMSFAAFAMSLDSAKSQGLVGETMSGYLGVVKASPEVQQLVDEVNAKRKEKYQQLAKQNGITLAQVEALAAKKAYTKTQAGHYIQVNGRWVKK
- a CDS encoding DUF1415 domain-containing protein, yielding MQQVEQAMRNWVSQVIVKYNFCPFARQEVENHSVYYHISATHSHEDAVLELLSQCSELDNNPERETTLVVFAEGFKDFAEFLDLVDLANALLVAQGFEGTYQIANFHPDYVFADSDDNDPANYTNRAPYPALHLIREASMAEALAEYDDPESIPDNNIRLARRKGEAFWQHLLKQCHPSD
- the waaA gene encoding lipid IV(A) 3-deoxy-D-manno-octulosonic acid transferase produces the protein MARFFYSLLLLLLAPLLLGYLYVLRGNKNPGYRRYFSQRLGFGLSHLPQHGLVIHCASVGEVLAATPLIKALKQDNQAIIISCNTPTGRAEINKAFANDVDIQVCYLPIDFAFAMRRFLTRLQPKAVIVMETELWPNLFHYAKQQNSRIMVVNARLSHKSFQGYKRFSGLSRQLMDNIDLLAAHDQSDGERFIALGLAKTKLAITGSVKFDISLADDDVKRAKQLRQQLQPRPVWLAGSTHPGEHEQVIAAHQALQKHHPDALLIIAPRHPEQFSAVAELLEEQGLRFTRRSQQDINAATEVLLADTLGELKWLFGCADVAFIGGSLIPRGGHNPLEAAAHSKAIISGPHTYNFAHIYPQLIAQHGALIVENEQQLGEQLMTLLSSPEQSAELGNNAAQVLQKNTGAIAKTVQLIQGNLE
- a CDS encoding capsule assembly Wzi family protein encodes the protein MKLVRTLAAVGLLASGFAVASPTAYLAIGKDPLLEYQIDKMFALTVGTPMAKPYRISVVKRHLDKVKSIDGELHRSITDGIAPYLQADAITQRSITLRLDSGESQQLANDRGNSSSEYAQLGLAGVYRGSDASIFQLGAEYRADSNKLVAYNTFYGLSYGNLQLNLGYKEHWFSPFKHSAQVFSTNAKPSLSASLGLVIPIPNWWNFDFELFYSELEHVNDGIKYQGTLHDGTPKLAGTHFSVEPIQGWKIGINRVMQFGGGPRKVDFTDVVKAYFDPVGNENKTGSLGQDDELGDQWASITSSFTTDWGMPAQWYLEYGGEDTNNHKNYLFGNTVVNLGVYLPKLSHNTTLRYEFTDMESLWYVNEIYETRGNTIDGFGVGHFAANQRQFDDGAPSQIHVLEGTYQSTPRSLWRAKISLVDNDSNYLNELGELGAEYERGYELELAHIGEFYQKQVESKLTLGKDAFGENYTWLSVHVYW
- a CDS encoding D-sedoheptulose-7-phosphate isomerase produces the protein MSLNEKVAQSYLSSLQRHVDVFETMANYHQECVELLEACQSTLTAGGKVIWFGNGGSAADAQHLAAEFVVRYKLERGPLASIALTTDTSILTAHSNDYHFDSVFERQVQALCKPEDMVIGLTTSGSSENINLALKAANDIGAYTVALTGRDGGKVKDIAKLPIIIANDETARIQEAHMFIGHWLCEAVDMLVEAEQNA
- the hldE gene encoding bifunctional D-glycero-beta-D-manno-heptose-7-phosphate kinase/D-glycero-beta-D-manno-heptose 1-phosphate adenylyltransferase HldE, translating into MNLNALQQLNQAKVLVVGDVMLDRYWHGDTQRISPEAPVPVVKVSALEDKAGGAANVAKNIAHLDGKVGLLGLIGEDDNGKNLEAILSKENITSSLVNVVELPTIAKMRVISRHQQMVRLDLEEPFGRSHSELLLERLKQEVENYDFVLFSDYNKGALTAISEMIEVAKAAGKTVLIDPKNSDLSCYRGADYITPNLNEFRLAGGDDSSEEALTNSARKLLQQAGIGAMLLTRSEQGMSLITATEKHDFAAQVQEVSDVTGAGDTVIATLTTMLAAGMIPKEAVEIANIAAGIAVSKLGAATVSPEELSRKLGQYLRETGEHYQTPFEEVLKHISFAKQNGETIVFTNGCFDILHAGHVRYLAQAKAMGDRLVVGLNNDESIARLKGPERPINSLTERAMVLSALASVDWVIPFGAVEENDTPAKLIEMVSPDILVKGGDYKVSEIAGAEHVLNLGGKVEVLPFLDGCSTSNVIAKARLQKD
- a CDS encoding 3-deoxy-D-manno-octulosonic acid kinase produces the protein MEIIKQPNGFLLLPEQANYQITSEYFSPQYWQRNNAVVDSKQGRATAWFVRFNQHIAVLKHYYRGGLIGKILKDQYLYLGVERTRVYQEFALLEQLQGHNLPVPTPLAAQITTFGCVYRADILTAAVPGATSVCEILRQRQLTAEELDSIANCIAQFHRHGAYHDDLNINNILFAEDGKVYLIDFDKGKLITPERAWQDDNLARLERSFNKETGKWPAFHFDDKQWQALKQTYLAAR